A region of Myxococcus stipitatus DSM 14675 DNA encodes the following proteins:
- a CDS encoding BamA/TamA family outer membrane protein, with protein sequence MTPLCTVVPLLGALLASTPPLPTEPETPPPAPVESVTEGKFSIVPFLLPAYQPETSFLLGGAASFVYQPPAGSGRRESQVLLAAAASVRGQFTLLLQPDVYFLEDRLNLTATLSGARFPDRFYGMGADTRSEDEEDFTPIYMELEVSPKWRIAPRLYVGPTLRLQNVRMTKLAEDGAVRSTPGADGGNTLQLGLTALYDSRDNTLNPTTGLLARLNLRTASGDWGSDYDFDLLRLDVRRYVSLPWGTRHVLALQGLVELRDGEVPFYDTGRLGGMELSRGYLEGRFRERQHLGAQVEYRAPLFWKFGGVVFASAATVAHSLKDLEAKNIKPAGGLGLRFAPLSDVPVNIRLDVAYGNEPSFYLNVGEAF encoded by the coding sequence ATGACACCCCTGTGCACCGTTGTCCCGCTGCTGGGCGCCCTGCTCGCCTCCACGCCTCCGCTGCCCACCGAGCCCGAGACACCACCGCCCGCGCCCGTGGAGTCCGTGACGGAGGGGAAGTTCAGCATCGTCCCCTTCCTGCTGCCCGCGTATCAGCCCGAGACGAGCTTCCTGTTGGGAGGCGCGGCCTCGTTCGTGTACCAGCCGCCCGCGGGCTCCGGGCGCCGGGAGTCGCAGGTGCTGCTGGCCGCCGCCGCGAGCGTGCGAGGACAGTTCACGTTGCTGTTGCAGCCGGATGTCTACTTCCTGGAGGACCGGCTCAACCTGACGGCGACGTTGAGTGGCGCGCGCTTCCCGGACCGCTTCTACGGCATGGGGGCCGACACGCGCTCGGAGGATGAAGAGGACTTCACGCCCATCTACATGGAGCTGGAGGTGAGTCCCAAGTGGCGCATCGCGCCTCGGCTGTACGTGGGGCCCACGCTGCGGCTGCAGAACGTGCGCATGACGAAGCTCGCCGAGGACGGCGCGGTGCGGAGCACGCCGGGGGCCGACGGGGGGAACACGCTCCAGCTCGGGCTGACAGCGCTGTATGACTCGCGCGACAACACGCTCAATCCCACCACGGGGTTGCTGGCGCGGCTCAACCTGCGCACGGCCAGTGGGGACTGGGGCTCGGACTACGACTTCGACCTGCTGCGGTTGGACGTGCGTCGCTACGTGTCACTGCCGTGGGGGACCCGGCATGTGCTCGCGTTGCAGGGGTTGGTGGAGCTGCGGGACGGCGAGGTGCCCTTCTACGACACGGGTCGATTGGGGGGCATGGAGCTGAGCCGAGGGTACCTGGAGGGGCGCTTCCGCGAGCGGCAGCACCTGGGGGCGCAGGTGGAGTACCGGGCGCCGCTGTTCTGGAAGTTCGGCGGTGTGGTGTTCGCGTCGGCGGCGACGGTGGCCCACAGCCTGAAGGACCTGGAGGCGAAGAACATCAAGCCCGCGGGCGGCCTGGGCCTGCGCTTCGCGCCGCTCTCGGACGTGCCGGTGAACATCCGGCTCGACGTGGCCTATGGCAACGAGCCCAGCTTCTACCTGAACGTGGGCGAGGCGTTCTGA
- the ileS gene encoding isoleucine--tRNA ligase → MPENEPSSLFDAVPAEMDFPAEERRILAFWKDRRIFERSLEAREGAKSFVFYEGPPTANGLPHNGHVLTRVIKDLFPRFQTMRGHYVPRKAGWDTHGLPVEVEVEKELRIHGKAEIERYGVEPFTERCIESVFRYTSEWERLTERIGFWVDLNQAYVTYHRPFVESVWWALAELHKKGLLYQGHKVVWWWPQGGTALSSAEVGLGYKTVDDPSVYVAFPLRDTPDTALVVWTTTPWTLPSNMFAAVNPNVDYVTVDAGDRKLIIAAALREELAKKLKKDLPVLDTQMGSTLVGKRYVPPFDTYFANEQDTRAKLRDGGDDARAWRVLAADFVTLSSGTGIVHVAPAFGEDDYDAFRKDRERFAQPHALELFCAVKPDGTFSEEVPLVAGKFVKDADKDIQRHLKERGLILVTEQYKHEYPFCWRADDDPLIQFARPAWYIRTTAMKDQAIANNRAVNWVPEHIKEGRFGDFLANNVDWALSRERYWGTPLPLWVHTETGEVEAMPSLEALREKPGSNLAAVEAELAAFLAGKPHEANARHLIVHKPWIDKVTYQKPGTPGHFQRVPEVIDVWFDSGCMPFAQWGFPHAPGSLDIFNRAYPADFISEAIDQTRGWFYSLLMVNTLVFDEETQARMGMKPLREWPRPYKSCIVLGHVSDKEGRKESKSKGNYTPPEIILDEVRMDFAVLTAAEAGVPAEPGVALIAREDLEGLDLTEGAKVQLFRPDRPEVSVTVPLKVHKKLKRRVVLLAPSEVQTLGVAPSSKGVGVMPVEVPRLAASERVTVKDPNAKSPGADAFRWFFYAASPTWSNTRHSLGNVRLLQKDFQIKLRNVYSFFTIYANIDGFSPAAGNPSATEAPWLAVRKSQGWREVKQRPLLDRWILSEVQLTLRDVEKALETYQVYDAAQRLVALVDGLSNWFLRRSRDRYWTAGLEQDKRDAYFTLYEALTTITAMAAPFIPFFTDAMWTNLVRKPWPTTQPESVHLADFPKVDASLIDAELAADMAAVRELVSPGLKVRTDNKLKVRQPLSRADIILARKELTDRLAVYKDLLADELNVHEVRFVEPGSPDADVVRFRVRPNLRAVGGRLGPKLAPVRKAFDSGDGRALHRELLQTGQVAMTVGGESLVFTAEELETLVEANPGYAAAGTGAGVVVLHTELTEALIDEGLVRELLARVQGARKDMELGYTDQIRLWVDGDARVKRVTEEGRELIARETLAASIQVGPEGLAGTEEEVQLNGLPARIRVERA, encoded by the coding sequence ATGCCTGAGAACGAGCCTTCTTCCCTGTTCGACGCCGTGCCCGCGGAGATGGACTTCCCGGCCGAGGAGCGCCGCATCCTCGCCTTCTGGAAGGACCGCCGCATTTTCGAGCGCTCGCTCGAGGCACGTGAGGGAGCCAAGAGCTTCGTCTTCTACGAAGGCCCTCCCACCGCCAACGGCCTGCCGCACAACGGCCACGTCCTCACCCGCGTCATCAAGGACCTGTTCCCCCGGTTCCAGACGATGCGCGGCCACTACGTGCCCCGCAAGGCCGGCTGGGACACCCACGGCCTGCCCGTCGAAGTGGAGGTCGAGAAGGAACTGCGCATCCACGGGAAGGCCGAAATCGAGCGCTACGGCGTCGAGCCCTTCACCGAGCGCTGCATCGAGTCCGTCTTCCGCTACACCTCCGAGTGGGAGCGCCTCACCGAGCGCATCGGCTTCTGGGTCGACCTGAACCAGGCCTATGTCACCTACCACCGCCCCTTCGTGGAGAGCGTCTGGTGGGCGCTGGCCGAGCTGCACAAGAAGGGCCTGCTGTACCAGGGCCACAAGGTGGTCTGGTGGTGGCCCCAGGGCGGCACCGCGCTGAGCTCCGCCGAGGTGGGCCTGGGCTACAAGACGGTCGACGACCCCAGCGTCTACGTCGCCTTCCCCCTGCGCGACACGCCCGACACCGCGCTCGTCGTGTGGACGACCACGCCCTGGACGCTCCCGTCCAACATGTTCGCGGCCGTCAACCCGAACGTGGACTACGTCACCGTCGACGCGGGCGACCGCAAGCTCATCATCGCCGCCGCGCTGCGCGAGGAGCTGGCCAAGAAGCTCAAGAAGGACCTGCCGGTCCTCGACACGCAGATGGGCAGCACCCTGGTCGGCAAGCGCTATGTGCCGCCGTTCGACACGTACTTCGCGAACGAGCAGGACACGCGCGCGAAGCTGCGCGACGGCGGCGATGACGCGCGCGCCTGGCGCGTGCTGGCCGCGGACTTCGTCACCCTCTCCAGCGGCACGGGCATCGTCCATGTCGCCCCGGCCTTCGGCGAGGACGACTACGACGCCTTCCGCAAGGACCGCGAGCGCTTCGCCCAGCCGCACGCCCTGGAGCTGTTCTGCGCCGTGAAGCCGGACGGCACCTTCTCCGAGGAAGTGCCGCTGGTCGCCGGCAAGTTCGTGAAGGACGCGGACAAGGACATCCAGCGCCACCTGAAGGAGCGCGGCCTCATCCTCGTCACCGAGCAGTACAAGCACGAGTACCCGTTCTGCTGGCGCGCGGATGACGACCCGCTCATCCAGTTCGCGCGCCCCGCCTGGTACATCCGCACCACGGCCATGAAGGACCAGGCCATCGCGAACAACCGCGCCGTCAACTGGGTGCCGGAGCACATCAAGGAAGGCCGCTTCGGCGACTTCCTCGCCAACAACGTCGACTGGGCCCTGTCGCGCGAGCGCTACTGGGGCACGCCGCTCCCCCTGTGGGTCCACACCGAGACGGGCGAAGTGGAGGCGATGCCCTCGCTCGAGGCCCTGCGCGAGAAGCCGGGCAGCAACCTGGCCGCCGTGGAGGCGGAGCTCGCGGCGTTCCTCGCCGGCAAGCCGCACGAGGCCAACGCGCGCCACCTCATCGTCCACAAGCCGTGGATCGACAAGGTGACGTACCAGAAGCCCGGCACGCCGGGGCACTTCCAGCGCGTGCCGGAGGTCATCGACGTGTGGTTCGACTCCGGCTGCATGCCCTTCGCGCAGTGGGGCTTCCCGCACGCGCCGGGCTCGCTGGACATCTTCAACCGCGCCTACCCGGCCGACTTCATCTCCGAGGCCATCGACCAGACGCGGGGCTGGTTCTACTCGCTGCTGATGGTGAACACGCTCGTCTTCGACGAGGAGACCCAGGCGCGCATGGGCATGAAGCCCCTGCGCGAGTGGCCGCGCCCGTACAAGAGCTGCATCGTGCTGGGCCACGTCTCCGACAAGGAGGGCCGCAAGGAGTCCAAGTCGAAGGGCAACTACACGCCTCCGGAAATCATCCTCGATGAAGTCCGCATGGACTTCGCGGTGCTGACCGCCGCCGAGGCGGGTGTGCCCGCGGAGCCCGGCGTCGCGCTCATCGCCCGCGAGGACCTGGAGGGCCTGGACCTGACGGAGGGCGCGAAGGTGCAGCTCTTCCGCCCGGACCGCCCCGAGGTCTCCGTCACGGTTCCCCTCAAGGTCCACAAGAAGCTCAAGCGCCGCGTGGTGCTGCTGGCGCCCTCGGAGGTCCAGACGCTGGGCGTGGCCCCGTCGTCGAAGGGCGTGGGCGTGATGCCGGTGGAGGTGCCTCGCCTGGCCGCGTCCGAGCGCGTGACGGTGAAGGACCCCAACGCCAAGTCCCCCGGCGCGGATGCGTTCCGCTGGTTCTTCTACGCGGCGAGCCCGACGTGGTCCAACACGCGCCACTCGCTGGGCAACGTGCGCCTGCTGCAGAAGGACTTCCAGATCAAGCTGCGCAACGTCTACTCGTTCTTCACCATCTACGCGAACATCGACGGCTTCAGCCCCGCGGCGGGGAACCCGAGTGCCACCGAGGCGCCGTGGCTGGCCGTGCGCAAGAGCCAGGGCTGGCGCGAGGTGAAGCAGCGGCCGCTCCTGGACCGCTGGATTCTCTCCGAGGTGCAGCTCACGCTGCGCGACGTGGAGAAGGCGCTGGAGACGTATCAGGTCTACGACGCGGCCCAGCGGCTGGTGGCGCTGGTGGACGGGCTCTCCAACTGGTTCCTGCGCCGCAGCCGAGACCGCTACTGGACGGCGGGGCTGGAGCAGGACAAACGCGACGCCTACTTCACGCTGTACGAGGCGCTCACCACCATCACCGCGATGGCGGCGCCGTTCATCCCGTTCTTCACGGACGCGATGTGGACGAACCTGGTTCGCAAGCCGTGGCCCACGACGCAGCCGGAGAGCGTGCACCTGGCGGACTTCCCCAAGGTCGACGCCAGCCTTATCGACGCGGAGCTGGCCGCGGACATGGCGGCGGTGCGCGAGCTGGTGTCCCCGGGGTTGAAGGTGCGCACGGACAACAAGCTCAAGGTGCGTCAGCCGCTGTCGCGCGCGGACATCATCCTGGCGCGCAAGGAGCTGACGGACCGGCTGGCCGTGTACAAGGACCTGCTCGCCGACGAGCTGAACGTGCACGAGGTTCGCTTCGTGGAGCCGGGCAGCCCGGACGCGGACGTGGTGCGCTTCCGGGTGCGGCCGAACCTGCGCGCGGTCGGCGGGCGGCTGGGGCCCAAGCTGGCGCCGGTGCGCAAGGCGTTCGACTCGGGTGACGGCCGCGCGCTGCACCGGGAGCTGCTCCAGACGGGCCAGGTGGCCATGACGGTGGGCGGTGAGTCGCTGGTGTTCACCGCCGAGGAGCTGGAGACGCTCGTGGAGGCCAATCCGGGCTACGCGGCGGCGGGCACGGGCGCGGGCGTCGTGGTGCTCCACACCGAGCTGACCGAGGCGCTCATCGACGAGGGCCTGGTGCGTGAGCTGCTGGCCCGAGTGCAGGGTGCTCGCAAGGACATGGAGCTGGGCTACACGGACCAGATTCGTCTGTGGGTGGATGGCGATGCGCGCGTGAAGCGCGTCACGGAAGAGGGCCGGGAGCTGATTGCTCGCGAGACGCTGGCCGCCTCCATCCAGGTGGGCCCCGAGGGCCTCGCCGGGACGGAGGAAGAGG